From the Labilibaculum sp. DW002 genome, one window contains:
- a CDS encoding phosphoglycerate kinase: MQAIDSYNFSDKKAIIRVDFNVPLNEQFEITDDTRIRAALPTIKKVLEGNGSAILMSHLGRPKGKDEKFSLKHIVAHLSKSIGVEVKFADDCIGESARTMAAELKPGEVLLLENLRYYDEEKKGDEAFAKKLADLADLWINDAFGTAHRAHASTAVIAKFFPEAKLFGYVMEGELSSVDKVLKDTKRPLTAIMGGAKVSSKIEIIQTLMSQVDHLIIGGGMTYTFVKAMGGNIGNSLCEDDKLEVAREILAKAEENNVKLHLATDALVADDFSNDANTKVCAVHEIPEGWMGLDIADESANNFFKVIAESKTILWNGPVGVFEMDTFAKGTKAIADAIVTATEKGAFSLIGGGDSVAAINKYKLADKVSYVSTGGGALLEYIEGKELPGVKAIRG, encoded by the coding sequence ATGCAAGCTATTGATTCATACAATTTTTCAGATAAGAAGGCTATTATTCGTGTAGACTTTAATGTGCCTTTAAACGAGCAATTCGAAATTACTGATGATACTCGTATCCGTGCTGCATTGCCTACTATCAAGAAAGTATTAGAGGGTAATGGTTCAGCAATTTTAATGTCTCACCTAGGTCGTCCAAAGGGAAAAGATGAAAAGTTTTCATTAAAGCATATTGTTGCTCACTTGTCAAAATCGATTGGTGTTGAAGTTAAGTTTGCTGATGATTGTATTGGTGAAAGTGCTAGAACAATGGCTGCAGAATTGAAGCCAGGTGAAGTTCTTTTACTTGAAAACCTTCGTTATTACGATGAGGAGAAAAAAGGTGATGAGGCATTCGCTAAGAAATTAGCTGATTTGGCTGACCTTTGGATTAATGATGCTTTTGGAACTGCTCACCGTGCTCACGCTTCTACTGCTGTTATTGCTAAATTTTTCCCTGAAGCCAAACTTTTCGGATATGTAATGGAAGGTGAACTATCAAGTGTTGATAAGGTATTGAAAGATACTAAGCGTCCATTAACTGCAATTATGGGGGGAGCCAAAGTTTCATCAAAAATTGAAATCATTCAGACTTTAATGTCACAGGTTGATCACTTGATTATTGGTGGTGGTATGACTTACACTTTTGTGAAAGCAATGGGTGGTAATATTGGTAATTCTTTGTGTGAAGATGATAAACTTGAAGTTGCAAGAGAAATTCTGGCAAAAGCAGAAGAGAATAATGTAAAGCTTCACTTAGCTACTGATGCTTTGGTTGCTGATGATTTCTCAAATGATGCAAATACTAAAGTTTGTGCTGTACATGAGATTCCTGAAGGATGGATGGGATTAGATATTGCTGATGAATCGGCTAATAATTTCTTCAAAGTTATTGCTGAATCAAAAACTATTCTTTGGAATGGCCCTGTGGGTGTATTCGAAATGGACACTTTCGCTAAAGGAACTAAAGCTATTGCTGATGCTATTGTAACAGCAACTGAAAAAGGTGCTTTCTCATTAATTGGAGGAGGTGATTCTGTTGCAGCAATTAATAAATATAAGCTTGCTGATAAAGTCAGTTATGTATCAACAGGTGGTGGTGCACTTCTAGAATACATTGAAGGTAAAGAATTACCAGGTGTAAAAGCTATTAGAGGATAA
- a CDS encoding ATP-binding protein: MQFKDIIGLESVKNQFIQTVKENRVSHAQLLVGPKGVGKLPLAIAFAQYVSCLDQKENDSCGVCSSCKKYQKLIHPDLHFVYPVVKGKGFTNPVSDNFINSWRTQIESDQYFDLGDWYKTIGVDNAQGLIYSSESNEIIRKLNLKTYESDYKIMVIWLPEKMHRSCANKLLKMIEEPPKKTLFFMVAEEPEKILQTILSRTQIVNVPKIDSTDLSNALNSEFNLSGTELTNVVRLAGGSYRKARILIQNSDENAFNFENFVTIMRLSYARNVEGLMDWSEQIAGIGRERQKSFLNYSVRMVRENFILNLKKPEMVFLNGEEMNFSKRFSPFINEENVWILADELSRAHADIERNGNSKIVFLDLSLKLVKLLRP; encoded by the coding sequence ATGCAATTTAAAGATATAATTGGGCTTGAATCTGTAAAGAATCAGTTCATACAAACCGTTAAAGAGAACCGAGTTAGTCATGCTCAATTGTTAGTTGGCCCAAAAGGAGTTGGGAAATTACCTCTTGCTATTGCCTTTGCTCAATATGTGTCTTGTCTCGATCAAAAAGAGAATGATTCGTGTGGTGTTTGCTCTTCTTGTAAAAAATATCAAAAGCTAATTCATCCCGATCTGCATTTTGTTTATCCTGTTGTAAAGGGAAAAGGATTTACCAATCCGGTTAGTGATAATTTCATTAATAGCTGGAGAACACAGATTGAGAGCGATCAGTATTTTGATTTGGGAGATTGGTACAAAACAATTGGTGTAGATAATGCTCAAGGCTTAATTTATTCTTCGGAAAGTAATGAGATCATTCGAAAGCTCAATTTGAAAACCTACGAGTCGGATTATAAGATCATGGTTATTTGGTTGCCAGAAAAAATGCATCGTTCTTGTGCCAATAAATTGCTGAAAATGATTGAAGAACCACCTAAAAAGACCTTGTTTTTTATGGTGGCCGAAGAGCCAGAAAAAATTCTTCAAACCATTCTTTCGCGTACGCAAATAGTGAATGTTCCTAAAATCGATTCAACCGATTTGTCAAATGCATTGAATTCAGAATTCAATTTATCTGGAACTGAGTTAACAAATGTTGTGCGTTTGGCGGGTGGAAGTTATCGTAAGGCAAGAATCTTAATCCAGAATTCTGACGAAAATGCTTTTAACTTTGAAAATTTCGTGACCATTATGCGCTTAAGTTATGCACGTAATGTGGAGGGATTAATGGACTGGTCGGAGCAAATTGCAGGCATCGGTCGAGAGCGTCAAAAGAGTTTCTTAAATTACAGTGTTCGAATGGTAAGAGAAAATTTTATTCTCAATTTAAAAAAGCCTGAAATGGTATTTTTGAATGGAGAAGAAATGAATTTTTCTAAGCGCTTTTCACCATTTATTAATGAGGAAAATGTGTGGATTTTAGCGGATGAGTTATCGAGAGCACATGCAGACATTGAAAGAAATGGGAATTCTAAAATCGTATTTTTAGATTTAAGCCTTAAATTGGTTAAATTATTACGACCATAA
- a CDS encoding PSP1 domain-containing protein — translation MIENKEPKGKCGGCASNKKDDRLLDGKLDVYDWLSDVPESVLCPDIVEVKFKNTRKGFFSNSNQLRLKRGDVVALEASPGHDIGIVSLTGDLVVEQMRKQKLNAKTYEAKKIYRKAKPVDIEKWHDAIALEHKTMIKARQISAELKLNMKIGDVEYQGDKTKAIFYYIADDRVDFRTLIKVLAETFKIRIEMRQIGARQEAGRIGGIGPCGRELCCSTWITNFVSVTTNAARYQEISLNPQKLAGQCGKLKCCLNFELDCYIDAQKDFPNTNIQLETQDGTAYHQKTDIFKRVMWYSYDKYNSINMVQLSVDTVLDVISKNKKGIKVEKLMSEAVAEAKKSLDYENVVGQDSLNRFDSKEKPAKKRPKRKFRRKPRKPNKPSES, via the coding sequence ATGATAGAAAATAAGGAACCAAAAGGAAAGTGCGGAGGATGCGCATCCAATAAAAAGGATGATCGACTTCTGGACGGAAAACTAGATGTTTATGATTGGTTGAGTGATGTTCCTGAGAGTGTATTATGTCCAGATATAGTTGAAGTAAAATTTAAAAATACCCGTAAGGGATTCTTCTCAAATTCAAATCAATTAAGATTAAAAAGAGGTGATGTGGTTGCTTTAGAAGCGTCACCAGGACACGATATAGGAATAGTTTCATTGACTGGAGATTTGGTTGTGGAACAAATGCGAAAGCAAAAACTGAACGCCAAAACTTACGAAGCGAAAAAAATATATCGTAAGGCCAAGCCTGTAGATATTGAAAAATGGCACGATGCAATTGCATTGGAGCACAAAACAATGATTAAAGCACGCCAAATTTCTGCTGAGTTAAAGCTCAATATGAAGATTGGTGATGTTGAATATCAGGGTGATAAGACAAAGGCAATTTTTTATTATATCGCTGATGATCGTGTTGATTTCCGTACTTTGATTAAAGTACTTGCGGAAACTTTCAAGATTCGTATTGAAATGCGTCAAATTGGGGCAAGACAAGAAGCGGGAAGAATTGGTGGAATTGGACCTTGTGGCAGAGAACTTTGTTGTTCAACTTGGATTACCAATTTTGTTTCAGTTACTACGAATGCAGCTCGTTATCAGGAGATTTCGCTAAACCCTCAGAAATTAGCAGGGCAATGTGGGAAACTAAAATGTTGTCTGAATTTTGAATTGGATTGTTATATCGATGCTCAAAAGGATTTTCCGAATACGAATATTCAATTGGAAACACAGGATGGTACAGCTTATCATCAAAAGACCGATATTTTCAAGAGAGTAATGTGGTATTCGTACGACAAGTACAATTCGATCAATATGGTCCAGCTTTCTGTTGATACGGTTTTAGATGTGATCAGCAAGAATAAAAAGGGCATTAAGGTTGAAAAATTAATGAGTGAGGCCGTTGCTGAAGCGAAGAAATCTTTAGATTATGAAAATGTGGTAGGACAAGATAGTCTGAACCGTTTCGATTCAAAAGAGAAGCCAGCAAAGAAACGTCCAAAAAGAAAATTCCGTCGTAAACCAAGAAAACCGAATAAACCTTCAGAATCATGA
- a CDS encoding gliding motility lipoprotein GldH: protein MKLVRILCVAILGVLALSCDSNRVYEKYEDIPDFEWSQDHVLRFEVDITDTIQAHDLYVNVRNSGGYQYSNLWLFVRSISPDNQISDRKIELKLADKTGQWFGSGFGDLFDLQVPYQQKYVFPKSGKYVFEIVQGMYDEKLKGIANVGIRIEKQNQ, encoded by the coding sequence ATGAAGCTAGTAAGAATTCTTTGTGTCGCAATACTTGGAGTTTTAGCACTCTCTTGTGATTCGAACAGGGTATACGAAAAATATGAAGACATTCCTGACTTCGAATGGAGTCAGGATCATGTTCTTCGTTTCGAAGTAGACATTACCGATACCATTCAAGCGCATGATTTGTATGTGAACGTGCGCAATTCAGGCGGATATCAGTACAGCAATTTATGGTTGTTTGTACGATCTATTTCTCCTGATAATCAGATCTCTGATCGAAAAATAGAGCTAAAGCTGGCTGATAAAACAGGTCAATGGTTTGGTAGTGGTTTTGGAGATCTTTTTGATTTACAAGTTCCTTATCAGCAAAAGTATGTATTCCCAAAATCGGGGAAGTATGTTTTTGAAATTGTACAAGGAATGTACGATGAGAAATTGAAGGGAATTGCTAATGTTGGAATTCGAATAGAAAAGCAAAATCAATAA
- the trmB gene encoding tRNA (guanosine(46)-N7)-methyltransferase TrmB has protein sequence MGKNKLQRFAEMETFKNVFQPTHNDVWENDYRFKGNWKKDVFKNDNPIVLEVGCGKGEYSVGLAKQFPNKNFIGIDIKGARIWCGAKEALEEKLDNVAFIRTKAELLESIFAKGEISEIWITFPDPQMKKVKKRLTGTRFLKLYSNLLSQNGIVHLKSDSNFLYEYTKYVIEENKLKVLVDTNDLYKSGMADEILSIRTYYEQQFLDRGIPIKYHKFMLEGKSDFIEPDVEIELDSYRSFGRNKKAN, from the coding sequence GTGGGCAAAAATAAATTACAGCGCTTTGCTGAAATGGAGACCTTTAAAAATGTTTTTCAACCTACCCACAACGACGTTTGGGAGAATGACTATCGATTTAAAGGGAATTGGAAGAAGGATGTCTTTAAAAATGATAATCCTATCGTTCTTGAAGTTGGATGTGGTAAGGGTGAGTACTCAGTAGGTTTAGCGAAGCAGTTTCCAAATAAAAACTTTATTGGAATTGACATTAAAGGAGCTCGTATTTGGTGTGGAGCAAAAGAAGCATTAGAAGAGAAACTTGATAATGTTGCTTTTATTAGAACAAAGGCTGAATTGCTTGAATCGATATTCGCTAAAGGAGAAATTTCTGAGATTTGGATTACTTTTCCAGATCCTCAAATGAAAAAAGTGAAGAAAAGATTGACCGGAACTCGCTTTCTGAAGTTGTATAGCAATCTATTATCTCAAAATGGAATTGTTCATTTAAAATCGGACAGTAACTTTTTATACGAGTACACCAAGTACGTAATTGAAGAGAACAAACTAAAGGTTTTAGTTGATACAAATGACCTTTACAAATCAGGAATGGCCGATGAAATTCTTTCCATTAGAACTTACTACGAGCAGCAATTCTTAGATAGAGGTATACCTATCAAGTACCATAAATTTATGTTGGAAGGAAAATCGGATTTTATTGAACCTGATGTGGAAATTGAATTGGATTCATACCGCAGTTTTGGTAGAAATAAAAAGGCTAACTAA
- a CDS encoding MGMT family protein, with translation MSDLYARIYDVVRLIPSGRATSYGAIAKFVGSPRGSRMVGWAMNQSHSSKEYTPAHRVVNRMGMLTGKHHFPGENLMQELLESEGIVVIDDQIQDFDQVFWDPFKELDENSI, from the coding sequence ATGTCTGATTTATATGCTCGAATTTATGATGTGGTTCGCTTAATTCCTTCGGGAAGAGCAACAAGTTACGGCGCAATTGCAAAATTTGTAGGATCTCCAAGAGGTTCAAGAATGGTAGGTTGGGCAATGAATCAATCTCATTCTAGCAAGGAATATACTCCAGCACACAGGGTCGTTAACCGAATGGGTATGCTAACAGGGAAGCATCATTTCCCAGGCGAAAATTTAATGCAGGAACTTCTAGAAAGTGAAGGTATTGTGGTGATTGATGACCAAATACAAGATTTCGATCAAGTCTTTTGGGATCCGTTTAAAGAACTCGATGAGAATTCTATTTAA
- a CDS encoding Mrp/NBP35 family ATP-binding protein: MSYTQKQVTDALRLVQFPGSDKDIMSLDMVRNMQIEGKKIAFDLVFQKSDDPNIIPLKKACVANVLRFVDKDAEIKGNIKVKAVHVVEAPSVLPKVTNIIAVASGKGGVGKSTISSNLAVALAKAGKKVGLIDADIYGPSVPKMFGSENASPKLIQIDGKDRIEPHERYGVKMLSIGFFVDPAQATVWRGPMASNALKQMIEEGNWGELDFVLIDLPPGTSDIHLTLVQTVPVTGAIVVSTPQDVALADAVKGINMFEGAGVNVPILGLVENMAWFTPAELPDNKYYIFGKDGCKKLAEEKNINLLGQIPIVQSIREGGDNGTPAALNEDSVTGMAFADLASKLMSAVDKRNTDKDPTETVKITR; the protein is encoded by the coding sequence ATGAGTTATACTCAAAAACAAGTTACAGATGCTTTACGCTTGGTTCAGTTTCCTGGATCAGATAAAGATATCATGTCCTTGGACATGGTTCGTAATATGCAAATTGAGGGCAAAAAAATTGCGTTCGACTTAGTTTTCCAAAAATCTGATGATCCAAACATTATCCCTTTAAAAAAGGCTTGTGTTGCTAATGTTTTACGTTTTGTAGATAAGGATGCTGAAATTAAAGGAAACATCAAGGTAAAAGCTGTTCACGTTGTTGAGGCACCTTCAGTATTGCCTAAAGTGACCAATATTATTGCGGTAGCTTCTGGTAAAGGTGGCGTTGGTAAATCAACTATTTCGTCGAACTTAGCTGTAGCTTTAGCAAAGGCCGGTAAAAAAGTTGGTCTTATCGATGCTGATATTTATGGGCCTTCGGTTCCAAAAATGTTTGGTTCAGAGAATGCAAGCCCAAAACTAATTCAGATTGATGGTAAGGATAGAATCGAACCACATGAGCGTTATGGAGTAAAAATGTTATCAATTGGTTTCTTTGTTGATCCTGCTCAGGCAACTGTATGGAGAGGTCCTATGGCTTCGAATGCACTTAAGCAAATGATTGAAGAAGGCAACTGGGGCGAGCTTGATTTTGTATTGATCGACCTTCCTCCCGGAACATCAGATATTCACTTAACATTGGTACAAACTGTACCGGTAACCGGAGCTATCGTTGTAAGTACACCTCAAGATGTCGCTTTGGCTGATGCTGTAAAAGGTATTAATATGTTCGAAGGTGCTGGTGTAAATGTGCCGATTTTAGGTTTGGTTGAAAATATGGCTTGGTTTACACCTGCTGAATTACCAGATAACAAATATTACATTTTCGGAAAGGATGGTTGTAAAAAATTAGCTGAAGAAAAAAACATCAACCTACTAGGTCAGATTCCAATTGTACAAAGTATTCGTGAGGGTGGTGATAATGGTACACCTGCAGCTCTAAACGAAGACTCAGTAACAGGTATGGCTTTCGCCGATTTGGCATCAAAATTAATGTCTGCAGTAGACAAAAGAAATACGGATAAGGATCCAACTGAGACTGTAAAAATCACTCGATAG
- a CDS encoding tetratricopeptide repeat protein, whose product MARKNFRKGYIGICCLLFVFACSNQKNTFVSRQYHSLTTHYNVYFNGKESLKEGERKIEEGIQENYSLLLPVFEYQDPTARTLSFSSMDRVLEKATKAIKIHSITRKPKRKKGNQSDKYKEFRKKKEYNDWIDDCYLLIGKAKFYKGEHHVSEKAFEFILKEYPESELVPEAKLGLARSLIDRGEFISGTEILDRLIEEPKLPKEFILEISSLRANLAIQQKEYESGIDELERSIELLDSKRKKGRFYYLIAQLYQKLDNPNSASRTLQKLIDLNASYQMTFNAKISRALSYTGEENGEEIRKTLRKMLRDDKNTEYQDQIYYALAEMDVKDDDMESAVPNYWESTKRAVFNENQKAISFLKLGDYYFEDLNYPKSQMCYDSSMTYLGSDYPNYKVISKRIGNLTELVNNLNMVTREDSLQRVATLSSNERDKLIQGIIQKITDKEREAKLKEAEAISDRAFFSQNNMLGNSNRQQSTQGNWYFYNPTNIGLGKSDFQRKWGRRKLEDNWRRKNKAAFSLEDAEMALEEAPKGETGTDIIKKDPKSKDYYLVDLPMTKAGMEKSDERIMRGLYQAALVYEEKLNNKEKALETMADLIERYPNNPYLLSAYYHSYSLNKELGNTAAANNFKNKILNEFKGSDYAKALNDPNYFAKVQAEDQKANILYERAYEDFQNFYYLRVIKTCNEGLLRYPESELRPRFLFLRALCIGRTKEVSQFKQSLDQLIAAKPTPEIAKTAKAILKGLEDGAVPMQYTVIDMEQARQNRLLRNWRMEGEQAVVAVKKEKKESSVKPIYKFDAKEEHFFVLLFDRKDADPNRTLFNVSKYNSESYNSRVFKVDRLSLNKQKIMIMVKGLKDKEDALNYFNGIITSDKAFSGLENADYRNFVISKSNFNIFKKNEDIESYLDFYTQSYFNITRKNSKTTVRKKGKLVSVNTNLDSTTFIYKPSENHKFILLVPSRKVNIGKLRADIFNHDKDFKVIKDQYDIDLNMIIVNNVGSKADAMNYFKKLTEDDNVYTQLANVEYRNFIISEDNFKKFYISKTLFPYLDFFKENYLQDLITKTPKPKQELVQEGLYTYNAETPHYFALVYATDNVNKKQLLNGIKKYNTRSLKVEVRALDDKREILLVTNMRNKKQAMMYFRAIVTNRALFEPIEKVGYRNFVISADNLETFMKNPDPAVYLQFFKKWYLN is encoded by the coding sequence TTGGCTAGGAAAAATTTTCGAAAAGGATATATAGGAATTTGTTGTTTGCTATTTGTGTTTGCCTGTTCAAATCAGAAAAATACATTTGTTAGTAGACAGTACCATTCATTGACAACGCACTACAATGTTTATTTTAATGGGAAAGAAAGTCTAAAAGAAGGAGAGCGGAAGATAGAGGAAGGAATTCAAGAGAATTATTCTTTACTATTGCCAGTTTTCGAATATCAGGATCCAACTGCACGTACCTTGTCTTTTTCGAGTATGGATAGGGTATTAGAGAAAGCCACCAAGGCAATTAAAATACATTCTATAACGCGTAAACCAAAGCGAAAAAAAGGGAATCAATCTGATAAATACAAAGAGTTTAGAAAGAAAAAAGAGTATAACGATTGGATCGATGACTGCTATCTTTTAATTGGAAAAGCAAAGTTTTACAAAGGAGAACATCATGTATCCGAGAAGGCATTTGAATTTATATTAAAAGAATACCCAGAATCGGAATTAGTTCCTGAAGCAAAACTAGGATTGGCTAGAAGCTTAATTGATAGAGGAGAATTTATTTCTGGTACTGAAATTTTAGACCGATTAATCGAAGAACCTAAACTACCAAAAGAGTTTATACTTGAAATTTCTAGTTTGAGGGCGAACTTAGCAATCCAACAAAAGGAGTATGAAAGTGGTATTGATGAATTGGAACGATCTATTGAACTTCTTGATTCGAAGAGAAAAAAAGGACGTTTTTACTATCTGATTGCGCAACTTTATCAGAAGCTTGATAACCCAAATTCCGCTTCGCGAACTTTACAGAAATTAATTGATTTAAATGCTTCTTACCAAATGACATTTAATGCTAAAATTAGTAGAGCATTATCGTACACAGGGGAAGAAAATGGCGAAGAGATTCGCAAAACGTTGCGTAAGATGCTTCGTGATGATAAAAATACAGAGTATCAAGATCAGATCTATTATGCTCTTGCAGAGATGGATGTGAAAGATGATGATATGGAATCGGCCGTTCCGAATTATTGGGAATCTACAAAGCGTGCAGTTTTTAATGAAAATCAAAAAGCGATTTCTTTTTTAAAGTTGGGAGATTATTATTTCGAAGATCTAAACTATCCTAAGTCACAAATGTGTTACGATAGCTCGATGACCTATCTTGGTAGTGACTACCCAAATTACAAAGTGATTTCGAAGCGAATTGGAAACCTAACCGAATTGGTAAACAATCTTAACATGGTAACAAGAGAAGATAGTTTGCAGAGGGTGGCTACTTTGAGTTCCAACGAACGAGATAAATTAATTCAAGGGATAATTCAAAAAATTACCGATAAGGAAAGAGAAGCCAAATTGAAGGAGGCAGAAGCAATTTCGGATAGAGCATTCTTTAGCCAGAACAACATGTTGGGTAATTCTAACAGACAGCAAAGCACACAAGGGAATTGGTATTTCTATAATCCAACGAATATTGGCCTTGGGAAATCAGACTTTCAGCGTAAATGGGGTCGTAGAAAACTAGAGGATAATTGGAGAAGAAAGAATAAAGCAGCCTTTAGTTTAGAGGATGCGGAAATGGCTTTAGAGGAAGCTCCAAAGGGTGAAACAGGTACCGATATCATAAAAAAAGATCCTAAATCGAAGGATTATTATTTGGTTGATTTGCCAATGACCAAAGCGGGAATGGAGAAATCTGACGAGAGAATAATGAGGGGATTGTATCAGGCTGCTTTGGTTTACGAAGAAAAATTAAACAATAAAGAGAAGGCCTTGGAGACAATGGCTGACTTGATTGAAAGATATCCGAATAATCCATATCTGCTTTCGGCTTATTACCATTCCTATTCTTTAAACAAGGAGTTGGGGAATACAGCTGCTGCTAATAATTTTAAGAATAAAATACTAAACGAATTTAAAGGTAGCGATTACGCGAAAGCGCTTAATGATCCAAACTATTTTGCAAAAGTTCAGGCAGAAGATCAAAAAGCTAACATATTGTACGAGAGAGCATATGAAGATTTTCAGAATTTCTACTACCTAAGAGTAATTAAGACTTGTAACGAAGGATTGTTGCGTTATCCGGAAAGTGAATTGCGCCCTCGATTCTTGTTTTTACGTGCTTTGTGTATTGGTAGAACGAAAGAGGTTTCTCAGTTTAAGCAGAGCTTAGATCAGTTAATTGCAGCAAAACCAACACCTGAAATTGCGAAAACAGCAAAGGCTATTTTAAAAGGTTTGGAAGATGGAGCTGTTCCAATGCAATACACTGTTATTGATATGGAGCAAGCAAGGCAAAATCGTTTGCTAAGAAATTGGCGAATGGAAGGCGAGCAGGCTGTTGTTGCAGTTAAAAAAGAAAAGAAAGAAAGCTCTGTTAAACCAATATATAAGTTTGATGCCAAAGAAGAACATTTCTTTGTATTGCTGTTTGATAGGAAAGATGCAGATCCTAATCGTACCTTGTTTAATGTTTCGAAGTACAATTCTGAAAGTTACAATAGTCGTGTATTTAAGGTTGATCGACTATCCTTAAATAAGCAAAAGATCATGATTATGGTGAAAGGCTTAAAAGATAAGGAAGATGCTTTGAACTATTTTAATGGAATTATTACCAGCGATAAAGCTTTTAGTGGTCTTGAAAATGCAGATTATCGAAATTTCGTTATTTCGAAATCAAATTTTAATATTTTCAAGAAAAATGAAGACATTGAATCTTACCTTGACTTTTATACGCAAAGCTATTTTAACATAACAAGAAAAAATAGCAAGACCACTGTAAGAAAAAAGGGAAAATTGGTTTCTGTAAATACCAATTTGGACTCAACAACCTTTATATATAAGCCTTCGGAAAACCATAAGTTTATTCTTTTGGTACCATCTAGAAAAGTGAACATTGGTAAGTTAAGAGCAGATATCTTTAATCATGACAAGGATTTTAAAGTAATTAAAGATCAGTACGATATCGATTTGAATATGATCATTGTAAACAATGTTGGGTCGAAGGCTGATGCGATGAATTACTTTAAGAAGCTAACCGAAGATGATAATGTATATACTCAACTAGCAAATGTTGAATATCGAAACTTTATCATTAGCGAAGATAATTTTAAGAAGTTTTACATCAGCAAAACCTTATTCCCTTATCTCGACTTTTTTAAGGAGAACTATTTGCAAGATCTTATTACTAAAACGCCTAAGCCAAAACAGGAATTGGTTCAGGAAGGATTGTATACCTATAATGCGGAAACGCCACATTATTTTGCTTTGGTTTATGCCACCGATAATGTGAATAAAAAGCAATTGCTGAATGGGATTAAGAAATACAATACTCGTAGCTTAAAGGTTGAGGTGAGAGCTTTGGACGACAAACGTGAAATACTATTGGTTACCAACATGCGAAATAAAAAGCAAGCAATGATGTATTTCAGAGCCATTGTTACCAATCGTGCGTTGTTCGAGCCAATTGAAAAGGTTGGTTATCGAAATTTTGTTATTTCTGCTGACAATCTGGAAACCTTCATGAAAAATCCTGATCCGGCTGTTTATCTTCAGTTTTTCAAGAAGTGGTATTTAAATTAG